A window from Parambassis ranga chromosome 13, fParRan2.1, whole genome shotgun sequence encodes these proteins:
- the LOC114445364 gene encoding claudin-1-like: protein MSLGLQVIGLVLGVVSWCLQSSCTSSQAWRVRSQAESVSSSQWQFEGLWMSCAATSLGSIQCSRFKTVLGLPAHLQACRALMIMSLLLGLASIIVSILGLKCTKIGRTSEQVKDQISLAGGILFVLSGVLTLTAVSWYAARVIHDFYNPLHGVRFELGAGLYLGWAASCLAVLGGSMLCCSYRRRSPSLPAHQLLYYSMPSQGRSIYTAAPPSDSSSSKAYV, encoded by the exons atgtcgtTGGGCCTGCAGGTCATAGGTCTGGTTCTGGGTGTGGTGTCCTGGTGTCTCCAGTCCAGCTGCACCTCCTCTCAGGCGTGGAGGGTGAGGAGCCAGGCGGAGTCggtgagcagcagtcagtggCAGTTTGAAGGCCTGTGGATGAGCTGCGCCGCCACCTCACTGGGGTCCATCCAGTGCAGCAGGTTCAAGACAGTGCTGGGACTGCCAG CCCACCTGCAGGCCTGCAGGGCGCTGATGATCATGTCCCTGCTGCTCGGCCTCGCCTCCATCATCGTCTCCATACTCGGACTCAAGTGCACCAAGATCGGCAGAACCTCGGAGCAGGTCAAAGACCAGATCTCCCTGGCCGGAGGAATCCTGTTCGTCCTGTCAG GCGTCCTCACGCTGACGGCTGTGTCCTGGTACGCTGCCAGAGTCATCCATGACTTCTACAACCCGCTCCATGGAGTCCg gtTCGAGCTGGGTGCTGGTCTTTATCTGGGCTGGGCCGCCTCCTGTCTGGCTGTACTCGGAGGATCAATGCTCTGCTGCTCCTACAGGAGGcgctccccctccctccctgcaca TCAGCTTTTGTATTACTCCATGCCAAGCCAAGGGCGGAGCATCTACACAGCAGCTCCACCCtccgacagcagcagctccaaagCGTACGTCTGA